The genomic interval AGAACTTATCCATAGGTTATAGGTGAAAAGATCAGGTGAAACTTTTTGCCTTTTTAGTTCATCAACAACAACTGTAACTTTATCCAGTTGACCAACTGAGATATACAATGCCATCATTTCATTATAAGCAAATACACTCGAAGAGATATTCAATTCCTTGATTCTATCAAAAAGGTTCTCAGCTTTTTCTATCTGTTTTTTTGCAGCATATGAATGCAGGAGAGCAGTGCATGCTTCATATGACTTAAAACTTGAGGGTAACCCTTCAAAGAACTCTTCAGCAGCAATGAGACCAAAAACCTTTGTAAGCAAATCAATGCGTGTTGCATAGTCTTTATCTGATAACTCAGACTCCTGATGAACTTTCATCCACTCTGATATCTGCAAGTGCATAATGATTACAAGAAGAATGAAGAAACATCATACATATATCCATCATAAGGCTCAATTGCACCATGTCATCAGTACAGATAGGCTGCAAATCAActgaatattaatattaaataggATTCACATGATGAAAGGATTTTTATCGATCCAGATTAATATGAAGAAAAAAAAGTGCCCCTATATGTACAAATTCTACCAAAAAGTGCTTTTAAGTTTGGCTCCTTAATCTTAATGCACGTTTGTGCTATGGAAAGAAGAATCTAGGTGTGAAACATTTCCTGGCAACTTCAGATCACCTAGAAGATCTACCATGCCAAAAAACTTTAATTGAGAAGGAGCGAAGGTGAAATCtagaaaatttccttttcttaccAGTTCATAAAACAAGTAAGTCCATTAAATTTTTACAGTAGATGGGTATGCCCTTGCTGAGGCACTGATGACAAATAAAATGCTCAGCACTCTTTTGCAGAAAAATCAAGTATGTGCTTACCATTTTCTTTCATTGCAGCAACCAGCTACCTGTTCCTTATTTGTCAGAATAAGAAAAACAATATTTAAcaaaaatgagttcaaaatcaaCCACACAAATAGTCCACTACTTCAAAAACTGCCAAACCAATATCTGGCTTCTTGCTCCTAGAATAAGATGAAACACTATAACGAATTGGAATTGAGGGTCTCCATTTATGTAGCCTCTTAAAAACAACACAAGTAGGTTTCTGTGAAGGACTAAAATAGGTTGATAACAAAGGAAATAATTGTATTTTGGTTTCAAATCTCAACTTGACATCATAATATGGTTTAAAAATGGAAATTGAACACCGCTATAaacaaactaatcgagctttgaGCTTACTTAGATTCAGAAATAGATTTCCATCAAATTATGGAAATCAGGGTGAACAAAAAATTGCTGAATGTACTAATAAAACAATTATGGAGATTCCAAATTTTCCTGATGCATGATGATCTTCTAAAGGTACTTATTGTTTTCACActccataaaataaataaacaggaATAAAATTAGTAAAGAAAAAACCATTAACTTAATGACATTATTCAATGCCAATGCTTCATCCTTATGATTAATAAATTAATGCCAAATACAATAAGAGTAAATTTTTTCAAAGAAAACTTTATCCATGGTATGAATTTCAAAAACTCAGCCATGAAGACAGTCCGAACTCCAGTAAGAATCCGATTTCCCATCTTATTAATCCATACAATACTGAACAACCCATACATAATGCAGGGACAATCTAGGTTATGGTTGCATCCTCTACGATTAATTTGGATTAAGCATTTTCAGACAATGTGTTTTCATGCTATCAAGCAAACACATTAGTTTTCACACAGGGTCAATGAAGTATCATAGTGAACATAATATAAGTACCACACTGAGACATAGAAGTTAAATTCTGCATAGTGATTTTGATTTAAGAAAATACCTTCAGCAAAACACAACAGAAGGGGAAAATGAAAAAATACCACATGGTAAAAAAAATAATGGAAATTGGTTTCCCATCAAAGAATGACACAACATCAATTGAAATGCTACCCTTTTCATTTTAGAAACCCATACTATCTCTTCTCTGTAATACTCTCCGTATATTGAGTTAAGCATTGAACTGAAGCATAATTTACACAAGCAAATATACACAAAAAATGGGcgaaatatacaagaaaattcACAGTACTATAGGAATTATACCGCTCGAATAGCAAGATATTATGGTCAATAGGGAAGGAATCAATGAGATCAAGAGAAAATGAGAATATTTTCTATTAATTAATCATCCCTCGAATTTAACGTCCATATATGAAGCTTGCAACACTCTCGATCAAAAACAGATGGCTATATGACTGAAATGATGAGACTCATCTGCCAAAATGCAAAATGTAACGGCCAACTAGGGACAAAATGATTTGCACACTCAACTGGAATGACTTATCTATGAATCTCCACCGATGTATGATTGCCAATCCTTGGATTGGTTAGACTACCTTGCCCAAATGAAAATGTGCGCAAACTATCATACAAACAGGAGGTTTTGGATGGTAAAAAAAAGTTACAAAATGTGGTGCATGCACTGTGTACTAAACCAAGTATCATTTTTGGTTGAATGAAAGATCACCATTTTGTCATGGGAATTAAGGCAAGCAAATGAATCCAATGATCACTGCAGGCATATGAGAGGCCAATAGAGAGCAAACTTTAGTCATGGATTTCAAAGATGGTGATCTGAGGAAAGGATAAGGGAAACCATGATTGACACCACCATATGTGGACCACCTACTAGAACAATTGGAATTGGAAAACCGTAACATCGAGAGGAAATAATACCCTCTGTAAATTGCATTAATATTGGACTCAAGTCCTATTTGATACAAGTGATTAAGTAACAATGACGACAACAAAGACAACTAGTGCATAATCATGAAGATTATAAAAAATCTAAAGGAATAAGGGAGAATCGAATAGGAGATTGGGAtgataatcatttttttttttttccttttaacgaCACTACAGCATCATATCCAAATGCTAACCTTCCATAGTTAAAATTCCGACTTTTGAAGAAAGTTGAGAAATGAGTGGAGAAAATAAATTGAAGTGAAATTGTACCTCCAAGGCATGCTTAAAGCGCTTCGATTTCCTTAGGTCCTTAGTGATCTCCCGGAGCTCCGATGCCGTCACCGTGCCCCCCTCACCGACCCATCTATCGAGTGCGTCCATCGCGCTCCGCTTAGGAAACCGGAGTCGGAAGATCCGGCTACGTAGGTCGTCTACCAGGGCAGCGGGCTCCTCTTCGACAGCCAAACCTTGGCTGTTCGCGAGACCCGAGGACAAGGGCTGAGAGGGTTGGCGCAAGGAGAGAGGAAGGGCACGGAGGATGGTGACACTAGGGTTTCTGGGTCGCGCTTGCCGGAGTAGATCGGCGAATAGGGAGGCGGCCGCCATTTTCTGATCGAGCTCACAAGGCGCGGCCGCGGCGTGGTGATGACTGATGAGGAGGGCAACGGAATTGGCAAccggtttttttttttaacagtgGCTAgctttaaaatgaaataaaataatattttagttatatttaaaaaatattcgtATTTAATTACATTATAGTAAATTTGATAAAAATTGTTATATCATAATTATAatagtaattttatttaaaattattatatattatagTAGTTTAATAAAGTTAATATAAGTGtagaagttttgaagaaaattaTTACAGTAATATTGAAatgaatttgattaaattaaaatgattttaattaaattaaaaatatatatatatatagaacttttataacaattttgaataaatatgaattattttattttatgttatacAATTTTAGTTATAGATATTGAAATAAGAGTATTTTATGATGAAAAATAATATGAAgtattatttaatatatttttaaaaaattaatgtaCCTTTTAACCATTTgaccattaaaaaaaataagtagaaTTTTGTTCTTTAtaggtaattttaaaaatatcttgactttaataaatttattaaaaaaattgctATTAAAATTTCTAATATCTCGACAAATGATCTCAAGTGAGTATTTTAgatgtaaatttaaaaattagaataGATACTTTAGTCTAGTAGcataaaatttttatcatttttacattaacaaaaatttaaaagccaccttaagagattttttaaaaaaataaaaataaaaattactctaattttttaattaaaaactaaGCTATAATTATCCAAACCACTTAAATAATGTTTAAAGTTTCAATGCTAACAAAGACAACCTTCGATATCATGGTATATCTATGACCTTTCTCCAAATGCCTCAAACAAAGGctcttctttattttttgctATCCCTAATTAGTCATACACAGATAACAAGTCAGTGAAGGTGGACAAACATCATATAATTTACAGTGGAATATGTTAAAGACAGTTGCAATGGAATAAAAACTAGACTAGTAGAGTAAAATAAACCAACTTGTGCCTGAAAGAGatgatattctattttttttactgGCTTCTTTGTTGTTGCATGATTAGATCAAATCTCAATAAATTGATAACACTTTCCAATTTAAAAATTGTCTTCGGGAAGTCACAACCTCTACTCTGTCCTTACATTCtgtgttagtttttttttaaaataaataattcagATGTTTGAATTTCGCCATGACTTTTCATTTTGTAAAACAAGTAAGTTTTACTAATCTTTTATCTTTTATTACAACCGCTACTATTTTTATGCATTTTAATTTGCtttcatattttaattttgttagtgTATTTGAATCACGAACACATTAAGGCCAAGTATTTAGGATTTAGGGTTAGTGAGGGATAAATCATAAAGATACGCAATGGAAGGAAATGGAAAGAATAAGAATTTGTAGTGTACCTCTCAAGATAGACTTATAGCGGTATGGATTCAATTAGTGGCGTAGTCATGATTtatgaatttaataaattaaaaaattaatataatataaaatcGAATTAtccaattctaattttttttaaaaaaaaatacaaggcaTAGCAATATCATATAGATAGAAAATTAGTAAATtcatgagttcttacatcaattcacatcataattactttcttaatcctagaacaatagatTTACTCCATGACATGGAGGAAATAATCCAAAGACATTGGAATTTAAAGCATTAAAACCCAAACTAGATGAAGGGAGAAGAAACTTATCCGATGCATTGAGTGGCCTTCAaaaccaatcctttgcttctagagTTGATGAGATGATGAAAATGACTTTGGATTGTTGAACGGAGTGCGGATAGGGTGTGATTCAAAACCAAGATGGATCTCCCaaagggagaaccttcctcccctTAGAAAGGAGAAGAAATCCCCTTAAATAGTACTGGGCACGGGCCTGGCACGATCGATGCCACGGTCATGTGGCATCCGCACATCCACCCTCTACTTGGTCTCTGGTACGGTGGCATGGTCATGTGGATTTATATGGCCGTGTACTACTTTGTCTCTAGAAaatccacacggtcatgtggcATCCATATGGCCAGTCTGCTCCTTATCTGAAAATCCACACTgctgtgtggatccacacggccgaGGCATTCTTCTTCTCTGCTTCAAAGCACGACCttgtggaatccacatggtcgggctctttttctttgtttattttttgagTCATCTACAAGGGTCGTTTCTGCTCCAAAATCATATCCTGTCAGCAGAAAAACACAtaaagagcatatctccaaaaatataaatgagtaattatgctaaaaatatgataagaggtgtaaaaatgcatagatcaagtacAAAAAAAAAACGTGAATGTACATCAAAacaagcataaaagtgtatataatctacgcacatcagtattCTGCCTTTTcccttaaatatttattttcttcttctaagcaTGATACATTTAAATTGGAagaaaaagcatgcatatcattattCTTAAGAGTCAtgtattctaatttttcttcaagaatGCTAATATCATATTTCAAGGCTTTGTTTTTCCTCTTAGCCttaaaaaaaatctctatttGTACTTGTAATAATCTTAACTAAAGTTTGAGTAGGGAAATTATATACCttacttaccgagaagtccgtgtcagaagtttgacctcccccttcacttgtgctcccttcttctccacttgaactttttccttcttcattttcggatgaagTGGAGACTAAGTCATCAACTCCTATTAAGGAAAAATGGGAGACTtggtgttcttcttcctccgatgatgatggatcatcccatgttgctatTAGATTTTGggtcttcttccctttttcttttgtattcttcttttcttccttttttttccttcctttttttttcaaaagaggGGATTGATCCCTCAtgtgtcctttttcttgacaattatagcaaataGCCCTCCTAGTTCTACTCTTGCTtcttgaacttttcctagcacgtgatttgttagttgaaatttttttaaatgctcttcatatttttttttatcatatacacctcttgatcgctatccattgaggcgcttgattctttGGAGTCAAaagatggtggggatgaagacttcttctttttacccttttctttatttgccacaaggcctactcctcttgatctatgagcttttTCATCTAACCCTTTAATTTGAGTCTCATGAAGCTCcatggttgagaagaattcatctaaagAGCTCTTTTCTAGattctttgaaatgtagaatgagtcTACAATTGAACTCTAAGtcgtggttcttgggaaagcattgatggcttttatcattatatcacggatggagagtttctcacctacacttgttagttcacttaatatttctttaattttagcatgaagtgaaaataccttttctccttttttaaatttgatgttgttgagttgagttcagaGAAGGTCTCTTCTTTCTATTTTCACTtctgatgtcccttcatgaagctccactagcttttctcataattccttggcgcttgtgtagtttccaatcttagtcacttcttgttg from Zingiber officinale cultivar Zhangliang chromosome 6B, Zo_v1.1, whole genome shotgun sequence carries:
- the LOC121992556 gene encoding pentatricopeptide repeat-containing protein At5g09450, mitochondrial-like — translated: MAAASLFADLLRQARPRNPSVTILRALPLSLRQPSQPLSSGLANSQGLAVEEEPAALVDDLRSRIFRLRFPKRSAMDALDRWVGEGGTVTASELREITKDLRKSKRFKHALEISEWMKVHQESELSDKDYATRIDLLTKVFGLIAAEEFFEGLPSSFKSYEACTALLHSYAAKKQIEKAENLFDRIKELNISSSVFAYNEMMALYISVGQLDKVTVVVDELKRQKVSPDLFTYNLWISSCAASLDIISVRRILDEMAQDPRSDKQWIAYMRLTDIYLAAGQLESSQSSLSEVDKQISQREWITYDFLIILHAGLGNTQMLNDIWKSMKMTKQKMTSRNYICVIGSYLMVEQFKEAGEVIDEWKKSKGQEFHISDCNRLFEALKKTGLSDKAEKFHELMVQKDYELTSDS